TGAACAGCAGCGGGTGATTGGAGTCCATGTGTTGGGCAATCCGGCTTCGGAGATTATCACTCTTGCGGGCACTGCCATTGAGCTTGGATTGACGGCAGCGCAATGGAAAAAGATTGTTTTCCCGCATCCTACGGTAGGAGAGATTTTCCGGGAAGTGTTATAAACAGTGTTATATGAAAAAAAGTCTTTTGTTAGTCGCCCTTTCAGTTTGTTTGTTGCCACTTTGGGGACAACAAAATTTCTCCCGGATAGACTCGCTTATCAAGAAGATGCTCCCCGAAGCATCCGAAGTCGGCATATCCGTCTACGATCTGACGGCTAAGAAATCACTTTATAACTATCGTGCGGAGAAACTTTCACGTCCTGCCTCTACCATGAAGCTGTTGACGGCTATTACCGCACTTTCCCGCCCCGAAGCCAACGAGCCTTTCCGCACAGAAGTATGGCATGATGGCGTGATAGAGCATGATACCTTGCAAGGCAACCTGTATGTGGTAGGCAGATTCGATCCGGAATTTGACAGCCAGTCGATGGATTCATTGGTAGAAGAGGTAATCACTTTCCCTTTTTCGGTGATTAACGGGCAGGTATATGGTGATGTTTCGATGAAAGACTCCCTTTATTGGGGTAGCGGATGGGCGTGGGACGATACTCCTGCGGGCTATCAGCCTTATCTCTCTCCATTGATGTTTTGCAAGGGGACTGTACAGGTTTCTGTCGTTCCCTCTACGGTGCAGGGAGATACAGCAAGTGTCTCCTGTCAACCTGTATCCTCCTATTATACAGTGACGAATCAGACGAAAACACGTACCTCTTCTGCCGGAAGATTCTCTTTCACGAGAGACTGGTTGACGAATGGAAACAATCTCCTTGTTTCGGGAAATGTCACTTCGATTCGAAAAGATGATGTCAACATCTATGATTCTCCCCGTTTCTTTATGCATACTTTCTTGGAGCGTCTTCGTGGGAGAGGAATCACAACTCCCCAGTCGTATGGCTTTGCCGAATTGCCCCGCGACAGTGTGACTGTAGAACGGATGGCTTGTTGGAATACTCCCGTGCAGAAAGTGCTGAACCAGTTGATGAAAGAGAGTGATAATCTCAATGCGGAAGCATTGCTCTGTCGCTTAGGGGCGCAGGCTACGGGAAAGAAGCAGGTAGCTGCCGAAGATGGTATTCTCGAAATAATGAAGCTGATCCGCCGCCTGGGGCATGACCCGAAAGATTATAAGATTGCCGACGGTTGCGGACTGTCCAATTATAATTACCTCTCTCCTGCCCTGCTGGTAGACTTTCTGAAATATGCGTACTCGCAAACAAAGGTGTTTCAGATGTTATATAAATCTCTTCCCGTTGGCGGAGTGGACGGAACATTGAAATTCCGGATGAAGGGTACCCCTGTTTTCCGGAATGTTCATGCCAAAACAGGCTCGTTTACGGCAATAAATGCGCTTGCGGGCTATCTGAAGATGAAAAACGGACATGAAGTGGCATTTGCCATTATGAATCAGAATGTGCTTTCGGCGGCTAAGGCACGGGCATTTCAGGATAAGGTGTGTGAGGTGATTACTCTTTATGGAGGGCTTTATTGATTTTTCTATAAAAAGATAATTGTATTCTCTAATAAACAAAAATAGTTGGATTTTGTTTACCAGAGAATACAATTATACTTGTTTTGAATCGAATGTTGTAAATCCTGTATTCTATTTACTTGGTGTATTCAGCCCAATTTGTATTCTTCATATCGCCGCTTTTAGCCAACTCTGCGTGCATGCCAAGTGCAGCCTGAATAGCGTGTGGAGTCTGCGCGCGGTTACCTGCCAGTTTGAGATAATCCCAAAGAAGCTCTTTGTAGTCAGGATGAGCACAGTTTTCGATGATGGCTTGTGCACGTTCTTTCGGACTCTTGCCACGAAGATCGGCAACACCTTGCTCGGTGATAACGATATTGACATCGTGCTCCGTGTGGTCGTGGTGGGATACCATCGGCACGATGGCGCTGATCTTACCTTCTTTAGCCACAGACGGACAAGTGAAGATAGAGATGTAGGCGTTGCGGGTAAAGTCTCCCGAACCACCGATACCGTTCATCATTTTTGTTCCGCCGATATGAGTAGAGTTTACATTGCCGTACAGGTCGACTTCGATGGCCGTATTGATAGAAATGACACCGAGGCGGCGTACTATTTCGGGGCTGTTTGAGATTTCCGACGGACGGAGAACCAGCTTATCGCGGAAGAAATCCATATCGTTGTAAATACCTTCCAGACAGTCGTTTGTTACAGTCAGTGAGCAGGTACTACCAAATTTGATACGTCCTTCGCGAATCAGTCCGATCACGGAGTTCTGTATTACCTCTGTGTACATTTCGAATGGAGGAATCGTTTTGTCACGTCCCAATGCACCGAGCACGGCGTTGGCGATGTTTCCTACACCCGATTGCAGGGGTAAGAAAGTAGACGGGATGACACCACGTTTCATGTCGGCAGCGAGGAAATCGGCCACATTTTGTCCGATTTTGTCGGTCAACGGATCGGCAGCGGCGAAAGAACGCGCTTCATCCGGCCAGTTGGTTTCCACTACGCCTATAATCTTTTTCGGGTCTACCTGGATGTAAGGCAGTCCGATGCGGTCACTCGGTTTATAGATAGGAATTTCGCGGCGGTAAGGAGGGTCGAGCGGTTCGTATACGTCGTGCATACCCATGCCGGATTTGCTGTGTGCGCTGTTCAACTCCACGATGATCTGGTCGGCAAGACGGCAGATCGTCGGGGAAATACCACCGGCGGCAGTCAGATAAATCTTTCCGTCGGGAGTCACTTCGCATGCTTCGATGATGGCCACGTTCACTTTGCCCATGAATCCGTAGCGCACTTCCTGTGCCATCTGTGAGAGGTGTATGTCGTTGTAGGCAATCTCTCCGTTGTTCACGGCCTTGCGGAAATCAGCGTTGGTAGTATAAGGGGCGCGGTAGCGGATGGCTTTGGCGCGTGACAGTATGCCGTCGCAGGACTCTCCTGTCGATGCACCTGTGAAAATTCCTACTTGAAACGGGTTTCCTTTCGCATGCTCTGCTTCAGCAATTTTTGCGAGCTCGGCTGTTACAGCCTTGGCCGTTCCGGCGGGAGTAAATCCGCTTAGGCCGATGTTGTAGCCATGTTTGATCAGGCTTGCAGCTTCCGCTGCCGAAATACGATTGAGTGACATAAATAGTAAATTTCGTGTTAAATACAGTTGATATCTAATTAGTTAAAAATTCGCTCAAAATGTACGTATACAGGCTGATACCTGATACCCCATGTTTAATACTTAATATTTGATACTTAATATCTAATACTTGATACTTAATACTTAAAAGAACCCTCCTCCGACTATCGGTCAATATTTCCGTTGAAGAATTTCTCCCCAGATAATGGCTCGGCGAGCTTCTTCTGCCGAATGAATCGTAAAATCTTCTTTATTGTCGGGTGAGTCGTGGGGAGTGTTGTAATGGGCACCTTGCCGGTTGTTCCGTTCATCTTGTGCAGCGCTGTTTGCAAGAGATGCAGCCACGGATACTTCCTCTTTTCTCTTTTTTTGTTTCGAAGTTTGCTGCTTCGAAGTTTTCTGTTTGGAGAATGGTTTGGAAGCCGGTTGTTCGAGCGGAATCGGCCGGAGCAGTTCGTCCATGGGTTTGAGGCTGCCCCACGCTTCGGGTATGGGAACGGCATCGGGGCTTACTTCAACCGAAGATGGCATTGGGGGAACGGGGTGCTTGGCTTTAGTCTTTTTCGCCTTTTTCGCCTTGTTGTTTTTATTCACCTCTTTGTATATTCCCACAAGCATGATGCCTGCTATCAAGAGATATCTCATAAAATCTTCCATAGTGCTTCACATCTAAATAGTTATCATAGTTATCCGCCAAAGGTAGGTATTTTATCTGGTTTGAACTAACATTTGGGCATGAAAAAAGGGCAGCTTCACAGCTCCCCTTAATTTTTTTAACCTAAACCTTAACTATGAAAAAATCTAATGTTTCTTTCATTGCACAAATGTGAAAAATAAATTTAAATTTGCCAAGTATGTCACCGGAAAATGTTTATTCTCTTAACATAAATTACAACTTGACATGCTAAACCATAAGTTTTTGCGTTATTTTTGTGCCAATTCGCCACTTATTGAAAGCGAAGCCGTATCTTTGCAGCCGAATCTTTAATTTATAATTTGAATATGAACGAATTAACGGGAGCGGACTTTAAATCCGCAACTGAAATGACTGATGACAACAAGAAGTTGTTTATCGAAACATACGGCTGCCAGATGAACGTAGCCGATAGTGAGGTGATTGCATCGGTGATGCAAATGGCGGGATATTCCGTAGCTGAAACGCTGGAAGAGGCTGACGCTGTGTTTATGAACACCTGTTCTATCCGCGACAATGCGGAGCAGAAGATCCTGAACCGCCTGGAGTTTTTCCACTCGCTGAAGAAAAAGAAAAAGCGCCTGATTGTGGGTGTGTTGGGCTGTATGGCCGAACGGGTAAAGGATGATCTGATCACGAATCATCATGTCGACCTGGTAGTCGGTCCGGATGCTTACCTGACGTTGCCCGATTTGATTGCTGCCGTAGAGTCTGGCGAGAAAGCAATCAATGTGGAGCTTTCTACTACCGAAACTTATCGGGATGTGATTCCGTCGCGTATCTGTGGCAATCATATTTCCGGCTTTGTGTCCATCATGCGCGGTTGCAACAATTTCTGCACTTATTGCATCGTTCCCTACACTCGCGGGCGTGAGCGTAGCCGTGACGTGGAAAGCATCCTCAATGAAGTGGCGGACTTGGTGGCAAAAGGTTATAAAGAAGTTACCCTGTTGGGGCAAAATGTCAACTCATACCGTTTTGAGAGACCGACAGGAGAAGTGGTTACCTTCCCGATGTTGCTCCGAACAGTGGCAGAAGCTGCTCCGGGGGTACGTATTCGTTTCACGACTTCCCATCCGAAGGATATGAGTGACGAAACGCTGGAGGTGATTGCACAAGTGCCGAATGTATGTAAACATATCCATCTGCCTGTGCAGAGCGGTAGTTCCCGCATCCTGAAACTGATGAACCGTAAGTATACCCGTGAGTGGTACTTGGACCGCGTGGCAGCTATCAAACGCATCATCCCCGATTGCGGACTGACTACCGATATTTTCTCCGGTTTCCATTCTGAAACGGAAGAAGATCATGCCATGTCGCTTTCGCTGATGGAAGCGTGCGGGTACGATGCTGCTTTCATGTTTAAATATTCCGAGCGTCCGGGGACGTATGCTTCCAAACATCTCGAAGATAATGTGCCCGAAGAGGTGAAAATCCGCCGCCTGAATGAGATTATCGCCTTGCAGAACCGTCTGTCTGCCGAAGCCAACCAGCGTTGCATCGGAAAGACGTATGAAGTGCTTGTGGAAGGTGTTTCCAAGCGTTCGCGCGATCAGCTGTTCGGGCGTACGGAGCAGAACCGTGTGGTGGTGTTCGACAGGGGTACGCATCGTGTCGGTGATTTCGTCAATGTGCGTGTCACGGAGGCTAGTTCGGCTACGCTGAAGGGGGAGGAAATCTGATTTCATTTCACCACAGAGGACGCAGAGGACACAGAGGTTTTATTCTCATAGTTGTGGCTGTCTTGTAGTTGTGAGTGCCTTGTAGTCGTGGTTGCTTTGTAGTTGTGATTGCCTGTGCGGTATGTGGCAACTGCGCTTATGCAACACATCCTGCGGGGGAGCTTTGAGGATGAATATGAAAAATCAGTATTCCTCTGTCTCCTCCGTCCCCTTTTATTCCTTCATCCCCTTTATCTCCTCCGTGTCCTCTGTGTCCTCTGTGGTGAAACCTTGAAACTTACATCATCATGTGCCTCCTAATGGAGAATTTCACAATCGCCATCGCATTGATAGACGCGAATGGAATATCCATCGGCTCGTGGTGAGTATTATAGCTCACGAGCTTTAGATGCCCTTCCTTGTCCGAACGGTTCACGTATTTGACAGCCAGATACTCGTCTCCGTCAATCATAAACGACACCAGGTATATTTCCCCGTAAATGACGTTTTCGAAACTGCTGATTTCCTTGTATCCGATAATGTCTCCCGATTTCAATATAGGGTACATGCTGTCCCCGTTTACATATACCGCGCCGTCGCAGACGGATATATTGGGGATCAATATCTTCCCCAGCGCATACTGCTGCTTGTTGGTGAACAATGTTTTCAAGTTCGCAGCTGCCGTAATGTCGTACAATGTCACGCTACGGTCGTCTATCGGTTCGGGCGTTTTCGGGTTGTGTATAATGTCGACTTCTCCCTGCGCCAGTTCGCTTTCACAAAATCTCGGCTGGTGCACGGGATTTCCTTTTCCCAACAATAGCCAGTTGTAGTCTACCTTGTTTCCGAACTTATCAAGCAATAACTTGAAATCAATACTGTTTCGTGCGCCCCAATTGGTGACTGTGGCTCTTGAAACTCCCAAGTATCCAGCTAGTTCGCTGTCTTTTTTCAGGTCTAACGCCTGTTTGGCACGCTTGATGATACCTAATACATCCAAATTTGTATCCATTCTGTTTTTTTATTTAAAAGACTAATTCCGGATTTATAAATGGCAGCTATATAATGGCTGACGAAAAAACTTTTCGTTTTCTATATGTTTATAATCAATGAGTTGTAAAATGGTTAAGATTAAAAACGAAAATCATAGTTTTCTTTATGAAAAAATATTCTATCTTTGTCCCATCGATTCATAGAAAATATTTCAAATATATAAATTAAAAATGGATATGCCATGCAAAACTTCAAGAAAAACACCAAAACCCTGAAAATTTCTCGTCCGCCACCTGCGGAAAGCTTGCTGATAGCTGTAAACAGCTCTCCTCTCAAGTATTAATAGCTCTTCTCTCAAGTATTAACAGCCAATTCTCTAACCATTAATACCTGAAACGCCAGATGTTAATACCTGGCAATAGGATAATAAAAGGATAACATATTGTATACGAATACTCCATATTTGGATGATTACAGGCTTGACTGATAAAAACTAGTATTTATAATTTATAATTGGATAACAAAATGAAAAACTCAGAAGTGCAAACACTGTTCGTTTGCGGATGTTGCAAACGCTCTCTTCCGGCAAGTGCCTTTTATATCAATAAGAAAACCGGTCTTCCCGGCAACTACTGTAAGGAATGTCGTAAAACTGTCAGCCGGAACCACCGGAAAAACGAGAAACGCTCCTTGGCATACGACAGGGAAAGCAATTATCCGGTAATTACCTCCACGGAAGATCCCACGTTGCGACGGGAGCTTATTCTGCATGCCCTTGAAACCGTAGCTGCCAGCATTGAACGGAAAAGGCGGAAAGTCCGCGAATCGGAATTTGAATACGAACCGGATGCCGAATCCCGGTCCGGCTCAGCCTTTGAATCGGGGTCAGAATCAAAATCAGAATTACAATTACAATCAAAATCAGGACCAAAACCAGAATTAGAATTGGCAGACTGATTTATAAAAACAATTAATATTATGGGACGAATAAAACAAGGGCTTGACTATTTCCCTTTGAATACCGATTTTATGCACGACCGTGTCGTGCGCCGTGTGATGAAGCGTGAAGGCGATTCCGCCTTCACAATCCTGCTCTATACCCTGTCTTATCTATATTCGGGCGAGGGTTATTATATTCATGTCGACGATGACTTCTACGACGAACTCTCCGACCGGCTTTTCAGCACGGACAACGACCGTGTTCGCAGGGTGCTTCGTCTGTTTGTGGAGTACGGTTTCTTCGATTCTTCGCTCTACGAACGTTACGGCATCCTGACTTCCGCCGACATTCAGCGGCAGTTCCTTTTTGTCACTAAACGCCGCAGTCGCCGTCATATTTCTCCAGACTACTGTCTGCTGCCGGATGAGGAAACCGTACACCCGGTCCTCCCGGATGCTGTTGCAGAAACCGCAGATATTGTAACGCAAACCCCCGATACTGTAACAGAATCCCCGGATACTGTAACAAAAAACACCCTCCTAAAAAGAAAAGAAAAGGAAAGGAAAGAAAACATCCTCCCTAACCCTCCTTTGCCCAAAGGAGGGGATGAGGAAGAAAAGGGAGGAGATTCTTCTAACAGAAAACCGGCGAAGAAGAAACGTGAGCTGACACAGTCGGATATTGACCGGATGCAAGCTCCTGCCGACGGGCATCCGCGCAACCTTTCCGGACTGTTGGAGAACCTTCGCCTTTATCGTATCCCTCCCTCCGAACAGTATGCAATCGTACTGAAAAGTAATTACGGTGAAATCGGAGGCAAGGTTTGGAAGGGTTTCGGTGTCATCCGGGCGAGTGCCGGAAAGATCAAACTGCCCGGTCATTATCTGTTGAGTATCCTGAATAACTGAATGAATAAGGGGTGTGATGCCGTTTTACTGCGTAATACGTTGTAAATAAGGTATATATAAATGAATATTCATATTAACGAATTTATTAACGCACATTTCCAAAATCTCTTGCACAGGCGGAAATAAGGCCTTATATTTGCATTGTCGATAAGCTTAAAGACACAGACTAACTAGAATTATTAACAACTAAAAAACTATTACAATTATGCCAGTATTGTACAAACCTTTCCAGTCAACTCTGGAAGACCAAAAAAGCGGTAAAAAACTCTTCTATCCCCGAGTTGTACGTTCGGGAAACGTAGATTCCGCACAACTTTCAAAAGAAATAGCCGCCTACTCTTCCCTCTCTCCGGGTGACGTGAAAAACACGCTCGACAACCTGGTGACGGTGATGACGCAACACTTGCAATCTTCGGAAAGCGTAAGCGTCGACGGTCTTGGTACCTTCCGTATGGTGATGGTGGCTCGTGGCAGAGGCGTGGAAACCTCCGACGAAGTGTCGGCTGCACAGGCTACGCTTACCGTCCGCTTCCAACCGGCAACGACTAAGAATCATGACCGTACTACCGCTACCCGTTCGATGGTGACCGGTGCGAAGTGTGTCCGCTATGATAAACTTGTTTCCGATGCGGGTAGCGCGGAAGGCGACAACTCCGGTGGAAGCGACAAGCCCGGTGGAGACGGTAATGGAGGGGGTGGAGAAGCGCCCGATCCGGCTGCATAAATGACGTCACGGCAGTGAGGAGTATACAAAATGTAAACGACAGACTTCGTAAGCTTAACTGAACATTTGACTTTTAGCTGAACATTGGCTTTTAGCTGAACATTGGCTTTTAATTAAACATTTGACTTTTAACTAAACTAAAAATCATCCGCTAACATGCGAATTATCAACTTAATCGTGGTGCATTGTAGCGCCACGCGGGGGGATTCTACACTCTCACCGGAAGCTTTGGACTTGATGCACCGGCGCCGCGGATTCAACGGAACAGGCTATCACTACTACATCCGCAAGGATGGAACAGTGCACCTCACCCGCCCCGTGGAACGCATCGGAGCACACACCAAAGGTTTCAACGCTCACTCGATAGGTATCTGCTATGAAGGTGGTCTGGACTGCCGGGGACGCCCGGCAGATACCCGGACTCCGGCGCAGCGGGCTACGCTCCGGCAACTTGTCTGGCAGCTACAGGAGAAATTCCCCGGCTGCCGGGTATGCGGACACCGGGATCTTTCGCCGGATCTCAATGGGAATGGTGAGATAGAACCGGAAGAGTGGGTTAAACAGTGCCCGTGCTTTGAGGTGGCAAAGGAATTCAAGAAGTTCAAGAATTATAAGGAATTCAAGGATTCCGGAGAATCCACAGCACAGGCGGAGAACATGGACGAACACAGAGTAAACTAAACTATTTAAAGAACAGAAAGGAGGTAAATGATGGCAATGAAGAAATCCGTATGGGACATGATCCTGAAGGTGGTTATCGCAGTGGCTTCGGCTTTGGCAGGCGTTTTGGGCGCTAATGCGATGAATCTGTAAAATAGCATTTTTGCCCTCGCAAGATAAATTGTTTGTCTTGCGTGGGCGATGTTTTCGTCTAAGAAAACTATTAAACTAAATATTGATAAATTTATGAATAGAAGATATATACAAGATGTTTTGAGTAATTTCCGGTGGAGATTACTGCTCTCTTTCATGGCTATCCTTGGTTGGCAGTCGTCGTCATACGGACAAGAGGATAGTAGTAAAAATCCTGCAGAAGCAGCTTTACAATCTCAAATTCGGAATGTAAAAACGCCTGCTGCTGCATCGTTGATGAAGAATATTGTTTATCCGATGGGAAATTGCACAGGATTGCCGGAAATAAAAATTCCCCTTTATGAGGTACATAGCGGAGAAATATCCTGCGTCCTGTTGTAAGAAAAGAGTATATCCGCTCACAATCGTACCTTGGGATTGAAACGCCCTACGTCGTTCCATTCGAGAATGTCTACAAACCTGGCAGTACGGTAATTCGTCGTTCGGATTCGGACGCAGGCGAGACCCGTGCTTCCTATTTGTATGATGACCGCGGCAACGTGCGCCAGGAAACTTTGGATGGCAATACACACATCGTTTATCTCTATGGAATGGGGTAATCTTCATGCGGTATTGCCTCCTGTGCTTTCAGATTTTATGAGGTATCCGGGCTCCCGGTGGAGTAATGCTGCCGATGAAGAGATTCGCCAGTATGCCTATCTTTACAAGTACGATGCCCGTTTCCGAATGATAGCCAAACGATTGCCCGGACAGGGGTGGGTACGTTATGTTTATGATAAGTCTGATCATCCTGTTCTCACGCAGGACTGCAAACAGCGCAAACGCGGTGAGTGGACCTTCTCCGTCACCGATCGGCTGGGGCGTGTCTGTCTGACCGGCATTTGCAGAAATCATTTTGCGCTTTCTCAAAGCTCTCTTGATACGGTAGTGAATGCCGTTCGTGACGATTTATCGGGTTTGTACAAAGGATACTCTATTTCCGGTATTCTGCTTATGAATGCGGAAGTGCTGAAGGTGAACTATTATGATGATTACAACTTCATGGGGAAGAATGGTTTTCCCTCCTCATCAGATGCAGACTACGGCTATGAGCCCCTTTCCGGTTATGGCGAACGCAAACAGAACGGTGCCGCCTCTCTGTTGACGGGGACACTGACTGCACATCGTGACAGCTCCGGTGTGGAAACTTTAGAATATCTCCCTTCCGTGATGTATTACGACTATCGCGGTAGAATGATTCAAAGTAAGAGTAGCAGCCATCTGTCAGGTGGAATTGAGAAGGAGTATGTCGGCTATGACTTCACCGGCCATCCGTTGAAACGCAGGTATGTTCATGCTGATTCCGGGCAATCTCCTTTTACGGAAGAATATAGCTACACATATGACCATATGGGCAGGCTAAACTATATGACACACAGCTTGAACGGAGGTCAAGAGATGGTGTTGGCGGACAACATATATGATGGTTTGGGGCGTTTGAGCAGCCACCTTCGAGGCAAAAGCAGTCGTCTTGAATCATGGTACGGTTATGATGTCCGTTCTCAACTGACGTCTGTGAACGGCTTTCTGTTCAATCAGAAGCTATATTACAACGAACAGCGTACGCCTGATGGTACGAACCGCCCTTGCTACAACGGCAATATCTCCGGTATGGACTGGTCTGTGGCATCGGATAACGTTATACGAGGGTATGATTATACTTATAACTGCCTTTCATGGTTGAAATCTGCCTCCTACTTGGAGGGAGGCATTCGTAAGCCCGGTTGTTTCGACACCTCATATACATATAACAAGAATGGCAATCTGACAGGTCTGAAACGTTATGGTCAAACCAATGAAGACGGTTACGGCTTGATTGACGATCTGCGTATCCGCCACTATGGCTACCAACTGAAATCCGTCTCCGACTCCGCTCCCTTTTCTGCTTGTCATGACGGTTTCGAATTTAAGGATGGCAGCTCTTCGGAGGTAGAATACGGTTATGATGAAAACGGCAATCTGACTAAAGATTTAAATAAGAATATTGTTGATATTCAATATAATTATTTAAATTTGCCCTGTCGGGTTGAGTTTGAGAATGGAAATAGTATCTCTTACCTGTATGATGCGAACGGTACGAAGCTTCGCACTACGTATGTGATAGGGAATGATACTACCGTAACTGACTACTGTGGCAATTTGATCTATGAAAATGGTGTTGCTAAGACGTTGTTAGTGGACGGTGGCTATGTCTCCTTGTCTGAC
The Bacteroides caecimuris DNA segment above includes these coding regions:
- the dacB gene encoding D-alanyl-D-alanine carboxypeptidase/D-alanyl-D-alanine-endopeptidase, which translates into the protein MKKSLLLVALSVCLLPLWGQQNFSRIDSLIKKMLPEASEVGISVYDLTAKKSLYNYRAEKLSRPASTMKLLTAITALSRPEANEPFRTEVWHDGVIEHDTLQGNLYVVGRFDPEFDSQSMDSLVEEVITFPFSVINGQVYGDVSMKDSLYWGSGWAWDDTPAGYQPYLSPLMFCKGTVQVSVVPSTVQGDTASVSCQPVSSYYTVTNQTKTRTSSAGRFSFTRDWLTNGNNLLVSGNVTSIRKDDVNIYDSPRFFMHTFLERLRGRGITTPQSYGFAELPRDSVTVERMACWNTPVQKVLNQLMKESDNLNAEALLCRLGAQATGKKQVAAEDGILEIMKLIRRLGHDPKDYKIADGCGLSNYNYLSPALLVDFLKYAYSQTKVFQMLYKSLPVGGVDGTLKFRMKGTPVFRNVHAKTGSFTAINALAGYLKMKNGHEVAFAIMNQNVLSAAKARAFQDKVCEVITLYGGLY
- a CDS encoding acetyl-CoA hydrolase/transferase family protein, encoding MSLNRISAAEAASLIKHGYNIGLSGFTPAGTAKAVTAELAKIAEAEHAKGNPFQVGIFTGASTGESCDGILSRAKAIRYRAPYTTNADFRKAVNNGEIAYNDIHLSQMAQEVRYGFMGKVNVAIIEACEVTPDGKIYLTAAGGISPTICRLADQIIVELNSAHSKSGMGMHDVYEPLDPPYRREIPIYKPSDRIGLPYIQVDPKKIIGVVETNWPDEARSFAAADPLTDKIGQNVADFLAADMKRGVIPSTFLPLQSGVGNIANAVLGALGRDKTIPPFEMYTEVIQNSVIGLIREGRIKFGSTCSLTVTNDCLEGIYNDMDFFRDKLVLRPSEISNSPEIVRRLGVISINTAIEVDLYGNVNSTHIGGTKMMNGIGGSGDFTRNAYISIFTCPSVAKEGKISAIVPMVSHHDHTEHDVNIVITEQGVADLRGKSPKERAQAIIENCAHPDYKELLWDYLKLAGNRAQTPHAIQAALGMHAELAKSGDMKNTNWAEYTK
- a CDS encoding ferrichrome ABC transporter substrate-binding protein, with the protein product MEDFMRYLLIAGIMLVGIYKEVNKNNKAKKAKKTKAKHPVPPMPSSVEVSPDAVPIPEAWGSLKPMDELLRPIPLEQPASKPFSKQKTSKQQTSKQKKRKEEVSVAASLANSAAQDERNNRQGAHYNTPHDSPDNKEDFTIHSAEEARRAIIWGEILQRKY
- the miaB gene encoding tRNA (N6-isopentenyl adenosine(37)-C2)-methylthiotransferase MiaB, yielding MNELTGADFKSATEMTDDNKKLFIETYGCQMNVADSEVIASVMQMAGYSVAETLEEADAVFMNTCSIRDNAEQKILNRLEFFHSLKKKKKRLIVGVLGCMAERVKDDLITNHHVDLVVGPDAYLTLPDLIAAVESGEKAINVELSTTETYRDVIPSRICGNHISGFVSIMRGCNNFCTYCIVPYTRGRERSRDVESILNEVADLVAKGYKEVTLLGQNVNSYRFERPTGEVVTFPMLLRTVAEAAPGVRIRFTTSHPKDMSDETLEVIAQVPNVCKHIHLPVQSGSSRILKLMNRKYTREWYLDRVAAIKRIIPDCGLTTDIFSGFHSETEEDHAMSLSLMEACGYDAAFMFKYSERPGTYASKHLEDNVPEEVKIRRLNEIIALQNRLSAEANQRCIGKTYEVLVEGVSKRSRDQLFGRTEQNRVVVFDRGTHRVGDFVNVRVTEASSATLKGEEI
- a CDS encoding S24 family peptidase, whose protein sequence is MDTNLDVLGIIKRAKQALDLKKDSELAGYLGVSRATVTNWGARNSIDFKLLLDKFGNKVDYNWLLLGKGNPVHQPRFCESELAQGEVDIIHNPKTPEPIDDRSVTLYDITAAANLKTLFTNKQQYALGKILIPNISVCDGAVYVNGDSMYPILKSGDIIGYKEISSFENVIYGEIYLVSFMIDGDEYLAVKYVNRSDKEGHLKLVSYNTHHEPMDIPFASINAMAIVKFSIRRHMMM
- a CDS encoding DUF4373 domain-containing protein, giving the protein MGRIKQGLDYFPLNTDFMHDRVVRRVMKREGDSAFTILLYTLSYLYSGEGYYIHVDDDFYDELSDRLFSTDNDRVRRVLRLFVEYGFFDSSLYERYGILTSADIQRQFLFVTKRRSRRHISPDYCLLPDEETVHPVLPDAVAETADIVTQTPDTVTESPDTVTKNTLLKRKEKERKENILPNPPLPKGGDEEEKGGDSSNRKPAKKKRELTQSDIDRMQAPADGHPRNLSGLLENLRLYRIPPSEQYAIVLKSNYGEIGGKVWKGFGVIRASAGKIKLPGHYLLSILNN
- a CDS encoding HU family DNA-binding protein, translated to MPVLYKPFQSTLEDQKSGKKLFYPRVVRSGNVDSAQLSKEIAAYSSLSPGDVKNTLDNLVTVMTQHLQSSESVSVDGLGTFRMVMVARGRGVETSDEVSAAQATLTVRFQPATTKNHDRTTATRSMVTGAKCVRYDKLVSDAGSAEGDNSGGSDKPGGDGNGGGGEAPDPAA
- a CDS encoding N-acetylmuramoyl-L-alanine amidase: MRIINLIVVHCSATRGDSTLSPEALDLMHRRRGFNGTGYHYYIRKDGTVHLTRPVERIGAHTKGFNAHSIGICYEGGLDCRGRPADTRTPAQRATLRQLVWQLQEKFPGCRVCGHRDLSPDLNGNGEIEPEEWVKQCPCFEVAKEFKKFKNYKEFKDSGESTAQAENMDEHRVN
- a CDS encoding smalltalk protein, producing MKKSVWDMILKVVIAVASALAGVLGANAMNL